The genomic stretch GCTTGACAAGGACACTGGTCTTGATCCACCTGGCGTCAAGTTGAGAGCGGCGCAAGGATTCGACGCAGCAGACTTCTTCATAACGGGCTACTGGATATGGAACAAGATTCTTGAGAACCTCGCTACCATAGGCTACGATCCCGGAAACGCCTTCACAGCGGCCTACGACTGGCGCATGTCGTACATGAACTACGAGATTCGCGACCAATACTTTACCCGTCTCAAGTCGCATATCGAAGTCGCCGTTCGCGTTTCGGATAAGAAAGTCGTCCTCCTCTCGCACTCCATGGGCTCACAAGTGCTATACTACTTCCTTCACTGGGTGGAAGCAGAGGGATACGGCAATGGCGGTTCAAGCTGGGTGGAAGACCATGTGGAGAGTTGGATCAACATCTCAGGCTGCATGCTCGGTGCATTGAAAGACATGCCCGCCGTTTTGTCTGGCGAGATGAAAGATACTGCTCAACTCAACGCCTTTGCGGTCTACGGTCTCGAGCGTTTCCTTAGTCGGTACGAGCGCGCTGAGATATTCCGCGCCATGCCAGGTCTCTCCTCTATGCTCCCTATGGGCGGAAACGCCGTCTGGGGCGACGAGAACGGCGCCCCTGATGACCTACCAGGACAAAACATCACCTTTGGCCCCTTCATCCGCTTCCGCAATTCAAACTCGACGCTTACGCAGAAGAACGTTACCGTCGAAGAGAGCCTGCCCTTCCTATTCCGAAACACCGAGCCCTGGTTCAAGAAAATGATACAAACCTCCTACTCCCACGGCGTAGCGCACACAACCAAGCAAGTCGAAGACAACCAACTCATTCCCGCCAAGTGGGCAAACCCGCTAGAGTCGCGTCTCCCGCTGGCTCCCAGTCTAAAGATCTACTGCTTCTACGGCATCGGCAAGGATACAGAACGTGCGTATTACTACCGCTCAGACGATGATCCCCTCAGCGGCTTAAACGTCACCCTCGACACAATGTACACCCAAGGAAATGTCGACCACGGCGTCGTTATGGGCGAAGGCGATGGTACCGTCAACCTCCTCAGCTCAGGCTACATGTGCGCAAAAGGCTGGAAAATGAAGCGTTACAATCCCGCCGGCGTGAAAGTGACTACGTTTGAGATGAAACATGAACCTGATAGGTTCAGTCCTAGGGGCGGTCCTAATACTGGTATGTCCTTCCTTCTCCTTTTAATTCTCCTCTAGCCATCTAGCAGCCACATGCGTGCATAGATCATGTCATACTAAAACCGACCCAGCGGATCACGTAGACATCCTCGGCCGCATGTCCCTCAACGACCTCATCTTGCAAGTCGCCGGCGGTAGAGGCGAGTTGATCCAAGAAACAATCCACTCCAACATCCGCGAGTATGCCGAGAAAGTCAAGATATACGAGGAAGAAGAGTGATTCACTGGTAGTAGCAGGTTGGAACACCGCTGCTCGGAACACCCTAGACACACACACGAAAACTATTGTTAGCAGCGGCGCTTGCAGAATGGACACGCATAAATACACGTATACCTATGATAAACGAGACGGGTTTGGGCTTTTTCGGTGGCTTAGGAATATCTTTTTTGGGAAGGGTGGAATGATACCATAGACCAACGGGGGTTGCTGACTGGCTTTGCTTAACCTTCTCTCATCTTCTCATCCTCAAGATCAACCGTCTTCTACAGCAACATCACCTCGGTGACATAATATAGATAGAATCCGCGAATGAACAAATTATAACTCGTTATCGTATTTCCGGTTCTTTCGCTGTGTCTGACAAAGCTGCATacacttcttcttctcctccaCCAAGCGCCGGCCCACTTTTCCCTTCTTTTCCTGTAAGAGTTGTCCCGACCCAACGCTGATAAAGCTACCAATCGCTAAGCATGCACCTG from Pyrenophora tritici-repentis strain M4 chromosome 1, whole genome shotgun sequence encodes the following:
- a CDS encoding Phospholipid:diacylglycerol acyltransferase, which translates into the protein MSFLRRRFGGGGSGGDDTTPDLSREPSPGPDGKRPPNVRLITTEQLQTLKQKGKHKKRRNVWVFGLGGLFGLLLAGFFASSNDMIDLTGLENMNLESIMEALPDNFVKSAQQLQKTERDAVNYDSFAVGLHAQKQGIKAKHPVIMIPGVISTGLESWGTEELSRPYFRKRLWGSWTMMRALVLDKVQWKRHIMLDKDTGLDPPGVKLRAAQGFDAADFFITGYWIWNKILENLATIGYDPGNAFTAAYDWRMSYMNYEIRDQYFTRLKSHIEVAVRVSDKKVVLLSHSMGSQVLYYFLHWVEAEGYGNGGSSWVEDHVESWINISGCMLGALKDMPAVLSGEMKDTAQLNAFAVYGLERFLSRYERAEIFRAMPGLSSMLPMGGNAVWGDENGAPDDLPGQNITFGPFIRFRNSNSTLTQKNVTVEESLPFLFRNTEPWFKKMIQTSYSHGVAHTTKQVEDNQLIPAKWANPLESRLPLAPSLKIYCFYGIGKDTERAYYYRSDDDPLSGLNVTLDTMYTQGNVDHGVVMGEGDGTVNLLSSGYMCAKGWKMKRYNPAGVKVTTFEMKHEPDRFSPRGGPNTADHVDILGRMSLNDLILQVAGGRGELIQETIHSNIREYAEKVKIYEEEE